The genomic stretch CTGACGCCAAGGGCAACAGCATTTTTGAGCAGCGTGATGTGGAGTCGCCCAAAGACTGGTCGATGACCGCCATCAACATTGTGGCCAGTAAATATCTTCACGGTACGCTGGGCACGCCGCAGCGCGAAACCGGCGTGCGTCAGCTGATTCAGCGCGTGGCAGAGAGCATCCGCGACTGGGGCTGGCAGCAGGGCTACTTTGCCAGCGCGGAAGACCGCGACACGTTCCATGACGAGCTGGTGCACATTCTTGTGCAGCAGAAAGCGGCGTTCAATTCGCCGGTGTGGTTCAACGTGGGCTGTGACCGGCTGGAGCCGCTCAGTGACGCGCAGAACTGGCACTGGAACCGCGAGCAGGGAACTGTGGAATTTACGACGACCGGCTACAAAGCGCCGCAGTGCTCGGCGTGTTTCATCAACTCGGTGAAGGATTCGCTCGACTCGATTCTCACGCTGGCCAAGACGGAAGGTATGCTGTTCAAGTGGGGCAGCGGCACGGGAACAAATCTTTCCGCGCTGCGCGGCTCGACGGAAGAGCTTTCCGGCGGCGGATCGGCCTCTGGGCCGCTCAGCTTTATGAAAGGCTTTGACGCATTTGCCGGCGTGATCAAATCCGGCGGCAAGACGCGTCGCGCGGCCAAGATGGTGATCTTGAACGTTGATCATCCTGATATTGAAAGCTTCATTGACTGCAAGATGGCCGAAGAGAAAAAAGCGTGGGCGCTGATCGAGATGGGCTATGACGGTTCGTCGCCCGACTCCGACGCTTACAGCTCCATCTTCTTCCAGAACGCCAACAACTCCGTTCGCGTAACGGATGAATTCATGTCCGCCGTTGAGCGTGATGGCGATTTTTCCACCCGCGCCGTAAAAGGCAAGCAAGTGATGAAGACCTACAAGGCGCGCCAGCTGATGAACAAGATTGCTGAAGCCACTTGGTGGTGCGGCGATCCGGGCATGCAGTACGACACGACGATCAACAAGTGGCATACGTCGAAAAATACGGACCGCATCAACGCCAGCAATCCTTGCAGTGAATACATGTTCCTGGACGATTCGGCCTGCAACCTGGCTTCGCTCAACCTGATGAAGTTTCTCAAGTCGAATGGCGAGTTTGATGTGCCTGCGTATCGCCACGCAGTGGATGTGATGATCACGGCGCAGGAAATTCTTGTCGACAACGCCGGCTATCCAACGGAAGCGATTGCGCGCAACTCGCATGATTATCGTCCTCTCGGGTTGGGATATGCCAATCTGGGCGCGCTGCTCATGGCCAGCGGCCTGCCGTATGATTCCGACGCCGGCCGCGACTACGCCGCTTGCGTTACCGCAATCATGTGCGGTGAAGCGTACTTGCAGTCGGCGCGCATTGCCGGACAGTGTCCGCAGCTTGGGGCGGCCAGTTCGCGCGTCTCTCCGCAGGACGTTACTGGCGGCGCGTGCCCGGGCTGGTATATCAATCGCGAGCCGTTCCTCAACGTGATCCGCATGCATCGGGCATCGGTGAACAAGATCAACAAAGAAAACGTTCCTGCCGCGGTACTCGAAGGCAGCAAGCAGTGCTGGGACGAAGCTCTGGCCCTGGGCGAGCGCAACGGATATCGCAACGCGCAGGTCACGGTGCTGGCGCCCACGGGGACTATCGGCTTCATGATGGACTGCGACACCACCGGCGTTGAGCCTGACCTGGCGCTGGTGAAATACAAAAAGCTTGTAGGCGGCGGCATGATCAAGATCGTGAACCAGACCGTGCCTTCCGCGCTGTGGAAGCTGGGCTACACGCCGGACCAGGTGAACTCCATCGTGAGCTACATTGATTCCACGGGGACCATTGAAGGCGCGCCGGGAATCAAGGACGAGCATCTCCCGGTCTTCGATTGCAGCTTTAAGCCTTCCAAGGGCACGCGCAGCATCCATTACATGGGCCACGTAATGATGATGGCGGCAACGCAGCCATTCATCAGCGGCGCAATTTCCAAGACGGTGAACCTGCCGGAGGCCGCGACGGTTGAAGACATCACCGAGGCCTATCTTCAATCCTGGAAACTGGGGCTGAAGGCGGTGGCCATCTATCGCGACGGATCCAAGAAAGCGCAGCCGCTGATGGCCGCCAGCTCACGCGACGAAGCCGCCAAGCGGGGCACGCGCGGAGAAAAAGACATCACCGCAACGCAGCGTCCGCTAAGCGGCGCGGAGCTGGAGTTCCAAAAGCTCTCGCCGGAGCAGCAGACCATGGCGCTGGCCGCGGTGCGTCCGCTCACCATGACCGAACAAGAGACGGCGCCGCCGCGCGCGGTGCGCCACCGGCTGCCGGGTGAGCGCGCATCCATCACGCATAAATTCGCGCTCGCGGGACACGAAGGCTACATCACCGTGGGCCTGTATAAAGACGGCACGCCGGGCGAGCTGTTCATCCGCATGGCCAAGGAAGGCTCCACCGTTTCCGGCCTGATGGACTCATTCGCCACTGCGATTTCGCTGGCGCTGCAACACGGCGTCCCCATGAAGCTGATGTGTGAAAAGTTCAGCCACACGCGCTTTGAGCCTTCAGGCTTCACCGGCAACCCGGAGATCCCCATCGCCAAGAGCATCATGGACTACATCTTCCGCTGGCTGGAACTCAAGTTCGTCACCGGCAGGCAATATCCGCTGTTTAAGGACATGGTGTTGCCGCCGATGGGAGCCGGAGCGCTTAGCCCTGAGCCATTAGCCATTAGCCAGCAGAGTGCATCTGAAACGGTTTCGCGGCCAGAAACGCTACCTCCCCAGGGAGGATTGGCTAAAGGCCAGGAGCTAACGGCTAAAGGCTCGCCCT from Terriglobia bacterium encodes the following:
- a CDS encoding vitamin B12-dependent ribonucleotide reductase — protein: MKENTKVQTQQPTSGQAAPGLKFPRYFTRTGVSPYDEVEWELRTASITDAKGNSIFEQRDVESPKDWSMTAINIVASKYLHGTLGTPQRETGVRQLIQRVAESIRDWGWQQGYFASAEDRDTFHDELVHILVQQKAAFNSPVWFNVGCDRLEPLSDAQNWHWNREQGTVEFTTTGYKAPQCSACFINSVKDSLDSILTLAKTEGMLFKWGSGTGTNLSALRGSTEELSGGGSASGPLSFMKGFDAFAGVIKSGGKTRRAAKMVILNVDHPDIESFIDCKMAEEKKAWALIEMGYDGSSPDSDAYSSIFFQNANNSVRVTDEFMSAVERDGDFSTRAVKGKQVMKTYKARQLMNKIAEATWWCGDPGMQYDTTINKWHTSKNTDRINASNPCSEYMFLDDSACNLASLNLMKFLKSNGEFDVPAYRHAVDVMITAQEILVDNAGYPTEAIARNSHDYRPLGLGYANLGALLMASGLPYDSDAGRDYAACVTAIMCGEAYLQSARIAGQCPQLGAASSRVSPQDVTGGACPGWYINREPFLNVIRMHRASVNKINKENVPAAVLEGSKQCWDEALALGERNGYRNAQVTVLAPTGTIGFMMDCDTTGVEPDLALVKYKKLVGGGMIKIVNQTVPSALWKLGYTPDQVNSIVSYIDSTGTIEGAPGIKDEHLPVFDCSFKPSKGTRSIHYMGHVMMMAATQPFISGAISKTVNLPEAATVEDITEAYLQSWKLGLKAVAIYRDGSKKAQPLMAASSRDEAAKRGTRGEKDITATQRPLSGAELEFQKLSPEQQTMALAAVRPLTMTEQETAPPRAVRHRLPGERASITHKFALAGHEGYITVGLYKDGTPGELFIRMAKEGSTVSGLMDSFATAISLALQHGVPMKLMCEKFSHTRFEPSGFTGNPEIPIAKSIMDYIFRWLELKFVTGRQYPLFKDMVLPPMGAGALSPEPLAISQQSASETVSRPETLPPQGGLAKGQELTAKGSPSIVDRGLYHSADALKEFVDLGDAPSCHVCGAIMTRNGSCYRCMSCGSTSGCS